A region of Pirellulales bacterium DNA encodes the following proteins:
- a CDS encoding Nramp family divalent metal transporter: MSDAEQYDPYALPPDALREPPHSLWTALKQIGPGIILAGSIIGTGELLQTTKMGAEHGFQFLWLILFSCVAKVFIQVELGRYALSSGKPTLSALDELPGPRLGAHWLVWWWFFMLLATVFQLGAMVGGVGQAMHLLWPQSTQALVEWLQPVAPYLARKCGEHAAYPWAVPTALVAIGLLLSGGYKRIEIITTVLVVAVTGVTVACVLALPFTGYPVPWKEVGRGLAVSLPAGGKGVAIAFSVFGITGVGASELFAYPYWCLEKGYGRYTGVRQDNEAWAHRARGWMRVLSLDAWVSMAVFTVATVAFYFMGAGVLHRLGMIPEKDHMMEQLAQMYVQAFGHPWTKTLFLIGGSVVLFKTLYVATAGNSRLSADFLRLAKIARHPDAAARGRWVNRFCVFYPLLALCLFLLFGDPAFMVLLGGFAQAATLPVISGAALYLRFRRTDRRLAPSRFTDVCVWLAFLLIAAAAMYAVPTSVRGIWTALWSMLW, from the coding sequence ATGAGCGATGCCGAGCAATACGATCCTTATGCCCTGCCGCCCGACGCGCTGCGCGAGCCGCCCCATAGCCTGTGGACCGCCCTGAAGCAGATCGGCCCCGGCATCATCCTGGCAGGCAGCATCATCGGCACCGGCGAGTTGCTGCAAACCACGAAGATGGGCGCCGAACACGGCTTTCAGTTTCTGTGGTTGATCCTGTTCAGTTGCGTGGCCAAGGTGTTCATCCAGGTCGAGTTGGGGCGATATGCTTTGTCGTCCGGCAAGCCGACGCTCTCCGCGCTCGACGAGCTTCCCGGTCCGCGGCTGGGCGCCCATTGGCTCGTGTGGTGGTGGTTCTTCATGCTGCTGGCCACGGTGTTTCAGCTTGGTGCGATGGTGGGCGGCGTCGGTCAGGCCATGCATCTGCTCTGGCCGCAGAGCACCCAGGCCTTGGTCGAATGGCTTCAGCCGGTTGCTCCCTACCTGGCCCGCAAGTGCGGCGAGCATGCGGCTTATCCGTGGGCCGTGCCGACGGCACTGGTCGCCATCGGATTGTTGCTCAGCGGCGGCTACAAACGTATTGAAATCATCACCACCGTGCTGGTCGTGGCGGTGACCGGCGTGACGGTGGCCTGCGTGCTGGCACTTCCCTTCACCGGCTACCCGGTGCCTTGGAAGGAGGTGGGCCGGGGACTGGCGGTGTCGCTGCCCGCCGGGGGCAAAGGCGTGGCCATTGCCTTTTCGGTGTTCGGCATCACGGGCGTCGGCGCGTCGGAGTTGTTCGCCTATCCCTATTGGTGCCTGGAGAAGGGATACGGCCGATACACGGGAGTCCGGCAGGACAACGAGGCCTGGGCGCACCGCGCGCGGGGGTGGATGCGGGTGCTGTCGCTCGATGCCTGGGTGAGCATGGCGGTGTTCACCGTGGCGACGGTGGCGTTCTATTTCATGGGCGCCGGCGTGCTGCACCGGCTGGGCATGATCCCGGAAAAGGACCACATGATGGAGCAGCTTGCCCAGATGTACGTTCAAGCGTTCGGGCATCCTTGGACCAAGACACTGTTCTTGATCGGCGGCAGCGTGGTGCTGTTCAAGACGCTGTACGTCGCCACCGCCGGCAATAGCCGCCTTTCGGCCGACTTTCTCCGCCTGGCGAAGATTGCCCGTCATCCCGACGCCGCGGCCCGCGGCCGCTGGGTGAACCGCTTTTGCGTGTTCTATCCGCTCTTGGCTTTGTGCTTGTTTCTGCTGTTCGGCGATCCGGCCTTCATGGTGCTGTTGGGCGGTTTCGCCCAGGCGGCGACGTTGCCCGTGATTTCCGGGGCCGCGCTTTACTTGCGGTTTCGGCGGACCGACCGCCGGTTGGCGCCCTCGCGTTTCACCGACGTCTGCGTGTGGCTGGCGTTTCTTTTGATCGCGGCGGCGGCGATGTACGCGGTGCCGACGAGCGTCCGGGGCATTTGGACCGCACTGTGGAGTATGCTGTGGTAG
- a CDS encoding DUF1501 domain-containing protein, whose product MGHQDDNIVVRRWSRRRWLHWGALGAAGCGLSLPDLLAAESAARYGIRPTADNCILLFLDGGPSHLDIWDMKPDAPEGIRGEFKPISTSLPGYQMSEHLPKVARWMHRATVVRSMHHSVNNSHGAAVYTALTGLDRGERGGLASPTDHPCMGAVLSKLRPTPPNVLSHVHMPYITQEGAGNPPQPGFFGGFMGRSCDPLFVLEDPNSPNFKVPELTLREEVSAGRLDGRRQLFSTLGARLASSAGRSAAAEMTAAQGVALNLLTSDETQRAFRLAEETDADRDRYGRNVYGQSVLLARRLIERGTRLVTISWAPNANATWDTHGSNFQNLKTTLLPQLDAACSSLVNDLVDRGLLERTIVAVFGDFGRTPRINGNNGGRDHWNYCYSLMLFGGGFKAGLVFGSSDGTGAYPASNPLVPGDILSTIYHALGVPNQHEIYDQLQRPHRVVPAGDVVPELLA is encoded by the coding sequence GTGGGCCATCAAGACGACAACATCGTTGTGCGCCGCTGGTCGCGTCGGCGGTGGTTGCACTGGGGCGCGCTCGGCGCCGCGGGCTGCGGTTTGTCCTTGCCCGATTTGTTGGCCGCCGAATCGGCCGCCCGCTACGGCATTCGCCCGACCGCCGACAACTGCATCCTGCTGTTTCTCGATGGCGGTCCCAGCCATCTCGATATATGGGACATGAAGCCCGATGCGCCGGAAGGCATTCGGGGCGAATTCAAGCCCATTTCCACCTCGCTGCCGGGCTACCAGATGAGCGAGCACCTGCCGAAGGTGGCCCGGTGGATGCACCGGGCCACCGTCGTGCGGTCGATGCACCACAGCGTCAACAATTCGCACGGCGCCGCGGTCTATACGGCGCTCACCGGGCTGGACCGCGGCGAGCGCGGCGGGCTGGCTTCGCCGACCGATCATCCCTGCATGGGAGCCGTACTGTCGAAACTGCGGCCCACGCCCCCCAACGTGCTTTCGCACGTCCACATGCCGTACATCACTCAGGAAGGCGCCGGCAATCCTCCGCAACCCGGCTTCTTCGGCGGGTTCATGGGCCGCAGTTGCGATCCGCTGTTCGTCCTCGAAGACCCCAATTCACCCAACTTCAAAGTGCCCGAGCTGACGCTGCGCGAGGAGGTCTCTGCGGGGCGGCTCGATGGCCGGAGGCAACTGTTCAGCACGCTCGGCGCCCGCTTGGCATCGAGCGCGGGTCGATCGGCCGCCGCGGAGATGACCGCGGCGCAAGGCGTCGCGCTGAATCTGCTCACCTCCGATGAAACGCAGCGGGCGTTCCGGTTGGCCGAGGAAACCGACGCCGACCGTGACCGCTATGGACGCAATGTCTACGGCCAGAGCGTGCTGCTGGCCCGGCGGCTGATCGAGCGCGGCACGCGGCTGGTGACGATCTCCTGGGCACCGAACGCCAATGCCACCTGGGATACGCACGGCAGTAATTTCCAGAACCTCAAGACGACGCTTCTGCCGCAGCTCGATGCGGCGTGCAGCAGCTTGGTCAACGATCTCGTCGATCGCGGCCTGCTCGAGCGGACCATCGTGGCGGTGTTCGGCGACTTCGGCCGCACTCCGCGGATCAACGGCAACAACGGCGGCCGCGATCACTGGAACTATTGCTACAGCTTGATGTTGTTCGGAGGCGGTTTCAAAGCCGGACTCGTATTCGGTTCGAGCGACGGCACCGGCGCCTATCCGGCCAGCAATCCGCTGGTGCCGGGCGACATTCTGTCGACCATTTACCACGCGTTGGGCGTTCCCAACCAGCACGAGATTTACGATCAGCTTCAGCGGCCGCATCGCGTCGTCCCGGCCGGCGATGTGGTGCCTGAGTTGTTGGCGTGA
- a CDS encoding DUF1854 domain-containing protein, producing MNEDLPLDAPPVLTTGLTQDAWGQLIFTDADGRRHENVVPVRAFPITDPTRHISICDSRGAELACCEDLTKLPADERELIESDLARRDFIPEIQRIVRISSGLSPTEWTVETDRGTTTFVVESEENVRRLGRHQATITDSHRMRYLIRDLRQLDTAGRRLLERFL from the coding sequence ATGAACGAAGACCTTCCCCTCGACGCTCCGCCCGTGCTCACCACCGGCCTGACTCAGGACGCGTGGGGGCAACTTATCTTCACCGATGCCGACGGACGGCGTCACGAAAACGTGGTTCCGGTGCGGGCCTTTCCCATTACTGATCCGACCCGACACATCTCGATCTGTGACAGCCGCGGCGCCGAACTGGCCTGCTGTGAAGACCTGACGAAGCTGCCGGCCGACGAACGAGAGCTGATCGAGTCTGACCTGGCACGCCGCGATTTCATTCCGGAGATCCAGCGGATCGTGCGCATCTCGTCGGGCCTGTCGCCCACGGAGTGGACGGTGGAAACCGACCGCGGAACGACGACCTTTGTCGTCGAGAGCGAGGAGAACGTCCGTCGCTTGGGCCGTCATCAGGCGACGATCACCGACAGCCATCGCATGCGTTACCTGATTCGCGACCTTCGCCAGCTCGATACGGCCGGCCGCCGGCTGCTGGAAAGGTTTTTGTAG
- a CDS encoding ABC transporter ATP-binding protein, protein MPGRTDTLSQLPKHWQREVRRQLDSGETVLAWFEPDLDTRLRYAEGLVLVTDHRVLTAQAPVSVEAGADEGLWRSWPLDSVTELGAAAEAGVGTLELLATGRRLAHWHYTIGRSSNADRLVQQFAAFRRSGLTRPGDARLGDEQPKTCCPDCGAELPAESIDCPICAAGKLARPTRSLLRLVRFARPHARTVALGFLLMLVGTAAGQLPPYLIIPLVDKVLKPFEAGADISFSLVRWYLAGLFLAAILAWAFNWGRTYVLAWVFERISADLRTHTYGHLQRLSLEYFGGQRTGDLMARVSTDTERICDFLSLNLLDFGTDLVMMTMTASILFWINPWLALVTLLPFPLLGWMILHVRERLRKGFLEAGRVWGDMTSVLADTIPGIRVVKAFAQEQREIERFRQSNDQVLAANDRVNRVWSSFGPAVTLSTEVGLLVIWAFGAWMIFRHQITVGVLMGFTAYMARFYARLDSMSRMVAAVQRAAASSQRIFEILDQAPSVREPENPVSPGRLDGEIELRHVGFRYGNRPVLDDVNLTIRPGEMIGLVGPSGSGKSTLVNLVCRFYDVNEGAVLIDGHDVRRFALEEYRRNIGLVLQEPFLFYGTIAENIAYGRPDVGLDEMIAAARAARAHEFILRLPDGYDSIVGERGQKLSGGERQRISIARALLIDPRILILDEATSSVDTETEREIQLALDNLIRGRTTIAIAHRLSTLRRADRIVVLEHGKIVEIGQHDDLLEQQGAYARLHRAQLELAGEL, encoded by the coding sequence TTGCCCGGAAGAACCGACACGCTCAGCCAATTGCCCAAGCACTGGCAGCGGGAAGTCCGCCGGCAGCTCGATTCGGGCGAAACTGTGCTGGCGTGGTTCGAGCCCGACCTGGACACCCGTTTGCGGTATGCCGAAGGTCTCGTGCTCGTCACCGACCACCGAGTGTTGACCGCTCAAGCGCCGGTGAGCGTCGAGGCGGGTGCCGACGAGGGTCTGTGGCGGTCGTGGCCTCTCGATAGTGTCACTGAACTGGGGGCCGCGGCCGAGGCGGGCGTCGGCACGCTGGAACTGTTGGCCACCGGAAGGCGTTTGGCCCATTGGCATTACACCATCGGCCGCTCGTCGAACGCCGACCGGCTCGTGCAGCAGTTTGCCGCCTTTCGACGCAGTGGGCTGACGCGCCCAGGCGACGCCCGGCTCGGCGACGAACAACCGAAAACCTGCTGCCCCGATTGTGGCGCGGAGTTGCCGGCGGAATCGATCGATTGTCCGATTTGCGCCGCGGGCAAGTTGGCCCGACCGACCCGCTCGCTGCTGCGGTTAGTCCGCTTCGCTCGTCCGCACGCGCGGACTGTCGCCCTCGGCTTCTTGTTGATGCTCGTCGGCACGGCGGCGGGACAGCTCCCGCCCTATCTCATCATCCCCCTGGTCGATAAGGTGCTGAAACCGTTCGAAGCCGGCGCAGACATTTCGTTCAGCCTGGTTCGATGGTACCTGGCCGGACTTTTTCTAGCCGCCATTCTGGCTTGGGCTTTTAACTGGGGGCGCACCTATGTGCTGGCCTGGGTCTTTGAGCGGATCAGCGCCGACTTGCGCACCCACACCTACGGCCATCTCCAACGCCTCTCGCTGGAATACTTCGGCGGGCAGCGGACCGGCGACTTGATGGCCCGCGTCAGTACCGACACGGAGCGCATTTGCGACTTTCTCTCACTCAACCTGCTCGACTTCGGCACCGACCTGGTCATGATGACCATGACCGCGTCAATCTTGTTCTGGATCAACCCCTGGTTGGCCCTCGTCACACTCCTGCCGTTCCCGTTGCTGGGCTGGATGATTTTGCACGTGCGCGAGCGGCTGCGTAAGGGCTTTCTGGAAGCCGGCCGCGTGTGGGGCGATATGACGAGTGTGCTGGCCGATACGATTCCCGGCATTCGCGTGGTGAAGGCATTTGCGCAGGAGCAGCGCGAGATCGAGCGCTTTCGGCAGAGCAACGACCAGGTATTGGCCGCCAACGACCGCGTGAATCGCGTCTGGTCGTCCTTTGGCCCGGCGGTCACCTTGTCGACCGAGGTCGGCCTGCTGGTGATTTGGGCCTTCGGCGCTTGGATGATCTTTCGTCACCAGATCACCGTCGGCGTGTTGATGGGATTCACCGCGTATATGGCCCGCTTTTATGCGCGGCTCGATTCGATGAGCCGCATGGTGGCCGCCGTGCAACGCGCCGCCGCCAGCTCGCAGCGCATCTTCGAGATTCTCGACCAGGCGCCCAGCGTGCGCGAGCCGGAAAACCCCGTCAGCCCAGGCAGGCTCGACGGCGAGATCGAGCTGCGGCACGTCGGTTTTCGGTATGGCAACCGGCCGGTGCTCGACGACGTGAATCTGACCATCCGTCCCGGCGAAATGATCGGCCTGGTCGGCCCCAGCGGATCGGGCAAAAGCACGCTGGTCAATCTCGTCTGCCGCTTCTACGACGTCAACGAAGGAGCCGTGCTGATCGACGGCCACGACGTGCGCCGGTTCGCTTTGGAAGAGTACCGCCGCAACATCGGGCTGGTGTTGCAAGAGCCGTTTCTCTTCTATGGCACGATCGCCGAGAACATCGCCTATGGCCGGCCGGACGTGGGTCTCGACGAAATGATCGCGGCGGCGCGTGCCGCGCGGGCCCACGAGTTCATCTTGCGCCTGCCCGACGGCTATGACTCGATTGTCGGCGAGCGCGGGCAAAAGCTGTCGGGCGGCGAGCGCCAGCGGATCTCGATCGCCAGGGCGCTGTTGATCGACCCGCGCATCCTGATCCTCGACGAAGCCACCTCGTCGGTCGACACCGAGACCGAGCGCGAGATCCAGTTGGCGCTCGACAACTTGATTCGCGGCCGCACGACGATCGCCATTGCCCACCGGCTGAGCACGCTGCGCCGCGCCGACCGCATCGTGGTGCTCGAACACGGCAAGATCGTGGAGATCGGCCAGCACGACGATTTGTTGGAACAACAAGGCGCCTATGCACGTTTGCACCGGGCACAATTGGAACTGGCCGGAGAACTGTAG
- the cphA gene encoding cyanophycin synthetase: MEIQKILVLRGPNVWANFPVLEAWVDLGELKDSPSNELPGFNERLMSWLPSMIEHRCGIGERGGFFQRLRTGTYQGHILEHVTLELQSLAGSPVGFGRARETSVEGVYKVVVEYEEEVFAQAAMKTAFELLQAAVHDRAFDVKAEIARLSDLNQQLRLGPSTRAIADAAKARGIPARRLNDGNLVQLGYGKRQRRIWAAETDRTGAIAEEIAQDKDLTRMLLRTVGVPVPEGRPVANADDAWVAAQEIGTPVVVKPQFGNQGKNVATFLTTKEQVIAAFNTASEGGYSVVCEKFITGADYRLLIVGDQLVAAARREPAQVIGDGVHTVAELVDHVNADPRRGNDHATPLSKIRLDPVAMGVLAEQGLSPSAVPPAGTRVLIRRNGNLSTGGTAADVTELVHPEVAARAIEAATTIGLDIAGVDVLATDISRPLEEQGGAIVEVNAGPGLRMHIEPSSGQPRPVGAAVISNMFAPNETARIPIVSVTGTNGKTTTTRFIAHLLRSQGMTVGLTCTDGIYINDRRIDRGDCSGPKSARAVLFNPQVEAAVFECARGGILREGLGFDFCDVAVVTNIAGGDHLGVGGVDTLEQLVRVKRCVVEAVAATGYAVLKADDPLVAGMAEKCPGKVIYFAQNEHDAVIAAHRVTGGRAVFVRGSEIVAAEGLEESVITTLPLVPLTHRGRIGFQVENALATAAAGWALGLPLDKLAAAMASFSANLEQSPGRFNLLEIGDTTVIVDYGHNVSALQALADVVEQFPHGHRSIVYTAAGDRRDCDLIEQGELLGKTFDRVVLYEDHYRRGRTEGEIIGLFRRGMANTTRARDVLEIQGAVSAVEAALRVSQPGELLVIQADEVDETVDFVKEYLSRRVPGREIDLNEALAAAVPPAPTGPQPVILPHRAEPQLVTG, encoded by the coding sequence ATGGAAATTCAGAAAATTTTGGTGTTACGTGGTCCGAACGTCTGGGCGAACTTTCCGGTGCTGGAAGCCTGGGTCGATCTCGGTGAGCTAAAAGACTCTCCCTCGAACGAGTTGCCCGGCTTCAATGAGCGGCTGATGAGTTGGCTGCCATCGATGATCGAGCATCGTTGCGGCATTGGAGAGCGGGGAGGCTTTTTCCAACGGCTGCGCACCGGAACCTATCAGGGCCATATTCTGGAGCACGTGACGCTGGAGCTGCAAAGCCTGGCGGGTTCTCCCGTCGGTTTTGGCCGTGCCCGCGAAACTTCGGTCGAAGGCGTCTACAAAGTGGTCGTCGAGTACGAAGAAGAGGTCTTTGCCCAGGCTGCCATGAAAACGGCCTTCGAGCTTTTGCAGGCGGCGGTGCATGACCGTGCGTTCGACGTGAAGGCCGAGATTGCCCGGTTGAGCGACCTGAACCAACAGCTTCGGCTGGGGCCAAGCACACGTGCCATCGCCGACGCCGCCAAGGCCCGCGGCATTCCGGCACGCCGGCTGAACGACGGCAACCTGGTGCAGCTTGGCTATGGCAAACGGCAGCGACGGATCTGGGCCGCCGAGACCGACCGCACCGGGGCCATCGCCGAAGAGATCGCCCAGGACAAAGACCTCACGCGGATGCTGCTCCGCACCGTCGGCGTGCCTGTCCCCGAAGGGCGACCGGTGGCCAATGCCGACGACGCTTGGGTGGCCGCGCAGGAGATCGGCACCCCGGTGGTCGTCAAGCCGCAGTTCGGCAATCAGGGCAAGAACGTGGCCACCTTTCTGACAACCAAAGAACAAGTCATTGCCGCCTTCAACACGGCCTCGGAAGGCGGCTATTCGGTCGTCTGCGAAAAGTTCATCACCGGCGCCGACTACCGGTTACTGATCGTCGGCGACCAACTCGTGGCGGCTGCTCGACGCGAACCGGCCCAGGTCATCGGCGACGGTGTTCACACGGTGGCGGAGCTGGTGGATCACGTGAACGCCGATCCGCGCCGCGGCAACGACCACGCCACGCCGCTCAGCAAGATTCGACTCGATCCGGTGGCCATGGGCGTGCTGGCCGAACAGGGACTGTCGCCCTCGGCCGTTCCGCCCGCCGGCACGCGCGTGCTCATCCGCCGCAACGGCAACCTGAGCACCGGGGGGACCGCCGCCGACGTCACCGAACTGGTACACCCGGAAGTTGCCGCTCGCGCCATCGAGGCGGCCACGACGATCGGACTCGACATCGCCGGCGTCGACGTGCTGGCCACCGACATCAGCCGGCCGCTCGAAGAACAGGGCGGCGCGATCGTCGAAGTCAACGCCGGGCCGGGCCTGCGGATGCACATCGAACCTTCGAGTGGACAGCCGCGTCCGGTGGGCGCGGCCGTCATCTCGAACATGTTTGCGCCCAACGAAACGGCCCGCATTCCGATCGTCTCGGTGACGGGCACCAACGGCAAGACCACCACCACTCGGTTCATCGCTCATCTCCTGCGGTCGCAAGGCATGACCGTCGGCCTGACCTGCACCGACGGCATTTACATCAACGATCGCCGCATCGACCGGGGCGATTGCTCCGGGCCGAAGAGCGCCCGCGCGGTGCTCTTCAATCCGCAGGTTGAGGCGGCCGTGTTCGAATGCGCCCGTGGCGGCATTCTCCGCGAAGGGCTCGGTTTCGATTTTTGCGACGTGGCTGTGGTGACGAATATCGCGGGCGGTGACCATTTGGGCGTGGGAGGCGTTGATACGCTCGAGCAGCTCGTCCGCGTCAAGCGGTGCGTGGTCGAAGCCGTCGCTGCCACGGGCTATGCCGTGCTCAAAGCCGACGATCCTTTGGTGGCCGGCATGGCCGAGAAATGTCCGGGCAAAGTGATCTATTTCGCCCAGAACGAGCACGATGCGGTGATTGCGGCGCACCGCGTGACGGGCGGCCGTGCGGTCTTTGTTCGCGGCAGTGAGATTGTGGCGGCCGAAGGCCTGGAAGAATCGGTGATTACCACGCTCCCGCTGGTGCCGCTGACGCACCGCGGCCGAATCGGCTTCCAGGTCGAAAACGCCCTGGCCACCGCCGCCGCCGGCTGGGCCCTCGGTCTGCCCCTCGACAAGCTGGCTGCGGCCATGGCGTCGTTCTCGGCGAACCTGGAGCAGTCGCCCGGCCGCTTCAACCTGCTCGAAATCGGCGACACGACCGTGATCGTCGACTACGGACACAACGTTTCGGCGTTGCAGGCGCTGGCCGACGTGGTGGAGCAGTTCCCGCACGGCCATCGCTCGATCGTCTACACCGCGGCCGGCGACCGCCGCGATTGCGACCTGATCGAGCAAGGCGAGCTGCTGGGCAAGACGTTCGATCGCGTCGTGCTCTACGAAGACCACTACCGCCGCGGACGCACCGAAGGGGAAATCATCGGTCTCTTCCGCCGAGGCATGGCCAACACCACGCGAGCTCGAGACGTGCTGGAGATTCAGGGCGCCGTTTCGGCCGTCGAAGCCGCGCTGCGCGTGTCGCAGCCGGGCGAGCTGCTGGTGATCCAGGCCGACGAAGTCGATGAGACGGTCGACTTTGTGAAAGAGTATCTTTCGCGTCGGGTGCCTGGCCGCGAGATCGACCTGAACGAAGCCCTCGCCGCGGCCGTGCCGCCCGCGCCAACCGGGCCTCAGCCCGTGATCCTGCCGCACCGCGCCGAGCCGCAGTTGGTCACCGGTTGA
- a CDS encoding ATP-binding cassette domain-containing protein: MFPAAAIETRQLVHRYGRRTALAGLDLRVEPGEIFTLLGPNGGGKTTLFRLLSTLIPIQQGSAAVLGYDVAKQTADVRLRIGVVFQSPSLDKKLTVAENLHHQGHLYGMSGTTLRHRADEMLARLGLTDRRRDLVETLSGGLRRRVELAKGMLHRPRLVLLDEPSTGLDPAARSDLWDYLRQIRGHEGVTVVLTTHLLEEADKADRLAILNAGSLVALDTPERLRESVGGDTLTIETDDAASLAVSIAERFELSPHEVDGSVRLEMPEAAQWVPRLIEALPGRIHSITLGKPTLEDVFIARTGHKFWSDADDTSRGRQ; encoded by the coding sequence ATGTTCCCCGCCGCCGCGATCGAAACCCGGCAACTCGTGCATCGCTATGGCCGGCGAACCGCGCTGGCGGGGCTCGACCTGCGCGTCGAGCCGGGCGAAATCTTCACCCTGCTCGGTCCCAACGGCGGCGGCAAGACGACGCTCTTCCGATTGCTATCGACGCTCATCCCCATCCAACAAGGCTCGGCCGCCGTGCTTGGTTATGACGTGGCCAAGCAGACCGCCGACGTGCGGCTGCGCATCGGCGTGGTCTTTCAATCGCCCAGCCTCGATAAAAAGCTGACCGTCGCCGAGAACCTGCACCACCAAGGCCATCTCTACGGCATGTCGGGCACCACCCTGCGGCATCGGGCGGACGAAATGCTTGCCCGGCTGGGACTGACGGACCGTCGCCGCGATCTGGTCGAGACGCTCTCCGGCGGCCTGCGGCGGCGCGTCGAGCTGGCCAAAGGAATGTTGCACCGTCCGCGGCTCGTGTTGCTGGACGAGCCGAGCACGGGACTCGATCCCGCCGCGCGGAGCGATCTGTGGGACTACTTGCGGCAGATTCGCGGCCACGAGGGCGTCACCGTCGTGCTCACCACGCACCTCTTGGAAGAGGCCGACAAGGCCGACCGCCTGGCCATCCTGAACGCCGGCTCGCTGGTGGCGCTCGATACGCCCGAACGGCTGCGGGAGAGCGTCGGCGGCGACACGCTGACGATCGAAACGGACGACGCCGCGTCGCTGGCCGTCTCGATCGCCGAGCGGTTCGAGTTGTCGCCGCACGAAGTCGACGGCAGCGTTCGTTTGGAGATGCCGGAGGCCGCCCAGTGGGTGCCGCGTTTGATCGAGGCCTTGCCCGGCCGCATCCACTCGATCACGCTCGGCAAACCGACGCTGGAAGACGTGTTCATTGCCCGTACCGGCCATAAGTTTTGGAGCGACGCCGATGATACTTCGCGCGGGCGGCAATGA